One Thiocapsa sp. genomic window carries:
- a CDS encoding UPF0149 family protein, which produces MIDDDRLARYLAAGELCATPSEAHGILCGLMCGGDADPESTWLRQLRPEAEARDLSIDEGREALSELARRTREELEASEFGLTLFLPDDTRPLAERAMALYDWVRGFLYAWGTLDHTGAQPAAETNEILRDFTDVTRMDLDGLDDDEHNEEALTEVSEFIRVAAMTIYQERVVVCAHAPES; this is translated from the coding sequence ATGATCGACGACGATCGGCTTGCCCGTTATCTGGCGGCGGGCGAACTGTGCGCAACACCCAGCGAGGCCCACGGCATCCTCTGCGGCCTGATGTGCGGCGGCGATGCGGACCCGGAGTCCACTTGGCTGCGCCAGCTCCGGCCCGAGGCCGAGGCGCGCGATCTGTCGATCGACGAGGGGCGCGAGGCCCTCTCGGAGCTGGCGCGACGGACCCGCGAAGAGCTCGAGGCGTCCGAGTTCGGCCTCACGCTGTTCTTGCCCGACGACACGCGACCCCTTGCAGAACGCGCGATGGCCCTCTATGACTGGGTTCGTGGGTTTCTCTATGCGTGGGGAACGCTCGACCATACCGGCGCGCAGCCCGCTGCCGAGACGAACGAGATCCTACGTGATTTTACCGACGTGACCCGCATGGATCTCGATGGACTCGACGACGACGAGCACAACGAAGAGGCATTGACCGAAGTGAGCGAATTCATCCGGGTTGCGGCCATGACGATCTATCAGGAGCGCGTCGTCGTTTGCGCACACGCGCCCGAGTCATGA
- a CDS encoding TIGR02449 family protein: protein MAHFDLDRLEQQVETLIRLNQRLRDENKSLRARQETLVGERGELIEKTEQARSRVEAMLSRLRAMEESL, encoded by the coding sequence TTGGCACATTTCGACCTCGACCGATTGGAACAACAGGTGGAGACCTTGATCCGCCTGAACCAGCGCCTGCGCGACGAAAACAAATCGCTGCGGGCTCGCCAGGAGACGCTGGTCGGCGAACGCGGCGAGCTGATCGAAAAGACCGAGCAAGCACGCAGTCGAGTCGAGGCCATGTTGTCGCGTTTGCGCGCGATGGAGGAGAGTCTGTGA
- a CDS encoding cell division protein ZapA: MSDEPIQVSIRILDKDYRIACEPHEEQGLRESARILDGKMREIRKTGRVIGTDRIAVMAALNIAHELFQVRKTRVVDSGELDPRLALLQERVAQALAAEQALDASDERV; encoded by the coding sequence GTGAGCGACGAGCCGATTCAGGTCAGCATCAGGATCCTCGACAAGGACTACCGAATCGCCTGCGAGCCGCATGAGGAGCAGGGATTGCGCGAATCGGCACGCATTCTCGACGGCAAGATGCGGGAGATCCGCAAGACCGGTCGTGTCATCGGCACCGACCGCATCGCCGTGATGGCTGCCCTCAATATTGCCCATGAGCTGTTTCAGGTTCGGAAAACCCGCGTCGTTGACAGTGGCGAGCTCGACCCGCGGCTTGCGCTCCTGCAGGAGCGCGTCGCGCAAGCGCTGGCGGCCGAACAGGCGCTGGACGCGTCGGACGAAAGGGTATAG
- a CDS encoding 5-formyltetrahydrofolate cyclo-ligase: MPHPKSLRQALRECRRSLSGRSQRTHSRLVARLLRREIRFRRARRIAAYWPADGELDPGPVLNDALRDGKAIYLPVLGRRIGGRTRVKLRFVRWVAGETMQPNRFGIPEPTRRGRHIRPARHLDLILVPLVGFDGACNRIGMGGGYYDRTLAYLKARRYWRRPRLIGVAHECQRIETIEPHPWDIPLDAVVTERRVYLRRFP; this comes from the coding sequence ATGCCCCATCCCAAAAGTCTCCGCCAAGCACTGCGTGAATGCCGTCGGTCCTTGAGCGGCCGGTCTCAACGCACCCATTCGCGTCTTGTTGCTCGACTGCTGCGTCGCGAGATACGCTTTCGGCGCGCCCGCCGGATTGCGGCCTATTGGCCGGCCGATGGCGAGCTCGATCCAGGCCCCGTGTTGAACGATGCGCTCAGGGATGGAAAAGCGATCTATCTCCCGGTATTGGGCCGAAGGATCGGGGGCCGAACCCGAGTCAAGCTCCGCTTTGTGCGTTGGGTCGCTGGCGAGACGATGCAGCCCAATCGCTTCGGCATCCCCGAGCCGACGCGGCGTGGCCGGCACATCCGTCCCGCTCGCCATCTCGACCTGATTCTGGTCCCCCTGGTGGGATTCGACGGCGCCTGCAACCGCATCGGCATGGGAGGCGGCTACTACGACCGGACCCTGGCCTATCTGAAGGCACGCCGATATTGGCGGCGACCCCGCCTGATCGGCGTCGCGCACGAGTGCCAGCGCATCGAGACGATCGAGCCGCATCCTTGGGACATCCCGCTCGACGCCGTCGTGACCGAACGGCGGGTCTACTTGAGGCGATTTCCGTGA
- the ilvA gene encoding threonine ammonia-lyase, biosynthetic: MPDAYIERILRARVYDVAHETPLTHAPQLSSRLENAVFLKREDLQPVFSFKLRGAYNKLIHLDPEVRARGVIAASAGNHAQGVALGAAKLGVPAIIVMPRTTPAIKVRAVRRLGGKAILHGDSYDEAFAHAMTLVAEKGLTFLHPFDDPDVIAGQGTIGMEILRQHPVPPYAIFVPVGGGGLIAGVAAYVKWLMPEVRIIGVEPQDAPTLHAALAAGRRVELAQVGLFADGVAVKLIGEETFRIARERVDEVVLVSTDEICAAVKDIFDDTRGIAEPAGALAVAGMKRYVEMHKIKGEHLIAIESGANVNFDRLRHIAERAELGERREALLAVEIPERPGSFLAFCRVIGRRQITEFNYRYSDASRAQVFVGVELARGDEERAELIGRLVEKGFGVLDMTENETAKLHIRYMVGGHAEGIEGETLVRFEFPERPGALLDFLSALGKRWNITLFHYRNHGAAYGRVLMGALIPPDDTDAFREALDTLGYQYWEETENPAYRLFAGSKPRSG; encoded by the coding sequence ATGCCCGACGCCTATATCGAACGGATCCTGCGTGCTCGCGTCTACGATGTGGCGCACGAGACACCCCTGACGCATGCGCCGCAGCTCTCCTCGCGGCTCGAGAACGCGGTCTTTCTCAAGCGCGAGGATCTGCAGCCCGTGTTCTCGTTCAAGCTGCGCGGGGCCTACAACAAACTGATCCACTTGGATCCGGAGGTCCGCGCGCGCGGCGTGATCGCAGCCAGCGCGGGTAATCATGCCCAAGGGGTTGCGCTCGGTGCCGCCAAGCTCGGCGTGCCGGCGATCATCGTCATGCCGCGGACCACGCCTGCCATCAAGGTGCGCGCGGTGCGTCGTCTCGGCGGCAAAGCGATCCTACATGGCGACTCTTACGACGAGGCATTCGCCCATGCCATGACCTTGGTCGCGGAGAAAGGGCTGACCTTCCTGCACCCCTTCGATGACCCCGATGTCATCGCCGGTCAAGGCACGATCGGGATGGAGATCCTGCGTCAGCATCCGGTCCCGCCCTATGCGATCTTCGTCCCGGTGGGCGGCGGCGGACTGATCGCGGGTGTTGCGGCCTACGTCAAATGGTTGATGCCGGAGGTGCGCATCATCGGTGTGGAGCCACAGGATGCGCCCACGCTGCATGCAGCGCTCGCCGCAGGTCGGCGTGTGGAGCTGGCGCAGGTCGGGCTCTTCGCCGACGGCGTGGCCGTGAAGCTGATCGGCGAGGAGACCTTCCGTATTGCACGAGAGCGCGTCGACGAGGTCGTGCTCGTGAGCACCGACGAGATCTGTGCCGCGGTCAAAGACATCTTCGACGACACCCGCGGGATCGCCGAGCCGGCCGGTGCGCTCGCCGTCGCCGGCATGAAGCGCTATGTCGAGATGCACAAGATCAAGGGCGAGCATCTGATCGCGATCGAGAGTGGCGCCAATGTGAATTTCGATCGGCTGCGCCATATCGCGGAGCGCGCCGAGCTCGGCGAGCGGCGCGAGGCGTTGCTCGCGGTGGAGATCCCGGAGCGCCCGGGGAGCTTTCTGGCCTTCTGCCGCGTGATCGGGCGGCGTCAGATCACCGAGTTCAACTATCGCTACTCGGATGCGTCACGGGCGCAGGTCTTCGTCGGTGTCGAGCTTGCGCGCGGCGACGAGGAGCGCGCCGAGCTGATCGGCCGCCTTGTGGAGAAAGGTTTCGGCGTGCTCGACATGACCGAGAACGAGACGGCGAAGTTGCACATCCGCTACATGGTCGGCGGGCATGCCGAAGGGATCGAGGGCGAGACGCTCGTGCGGTTCGAGTTCCCGGAGCGCCCCGGCGCGCTGCTGGATTTTCTCTCGGCCCTCGGAAAGCGTTGGAACATCACACTGTTTCATTATCGCAACCATGGCGCCGCCTACGGGCGGGTGCTGATGGGCGCGCTCATTCCGCCGGATGATACGGATGCCTTTCGCGAGGCGCTCGATACCTTGGGTTATCAGTACTGGGAGGAGACCGAGAATCCTGCTTATCGCCTTTTTGCCGGATCTAAACCGCGCTCGGGGTGA
- the rpiA gene encoding ribose-5-phosphate isomerase RpiA, with product MNTQDAMKKQAAEAALAYVEDGIIGVGTGSTVNHFIDALAGIKGRIEGAVSSSVASTERLKGHGIPVYDLNAVGELSLYVDGADESNAQLQLIKGGGGALTREKIVAAASRQFVCIADESKLVKVLGTFPLPVEVIPMARSYVARELVQLGGTPVWRDGFVTDNGNLILDVQHLEIMEPAKLEQTINNIAGVVTVGIFALRPADVLILGTPDGPKTLRA from the coding sequence ATGAACACACAAGACGCCATGAAGAAACAGGCCGCCGAGGCGGCGCTTGCCTATGTCGAGGACGGCATCATCGGGGTCGGTACGGGCTCGACGGTGAATCATTTCATCGACGCGCTGGCCGGCATCAAGGGACGGATCGAGGGGGCGGTGTCCAGCTCGGTCGCCTCGACCGAGCGACTCAAGGGGCACGGGATCCCGGTTTACGACCTCAACGCCGTGGGCGAGCTTTCGCTCTACGTGGACGGCGCGGACGAGTCCAACGCGCAGCTTCAGCTGATCAAGGGCGGCGGCGGCGCACTCACGCGCGAGAAGATCGTTGCTGCCGCAAGCCGGCAGTTCGTCTGCATCGCCGACGAGAGCAAGCTGGTCAAGGTCTTGGGTACCTTCCCGCTGCCTGTCGAGGTGATTCCGATGGCGCGCAGCTATGTCGCACGCGAGCTGGTCCAATTGGGCGGCACCCCGGTTTGGCGCGACGGCTTCGTGACCGACAACGGCAATCTGATTTTGGACGTGCAGCATCTGGAGATCATGGAGCCCGCGAAGCTGGAGCAAACCATCAACAATATCGCCGGCGTGGTCACCGTCGGCATCTTTGCGCTGCGCCCGGCGGATGTCTTGATCCTCGGAACACCTGACGGGCCCAAGACCTTGCGGGCCTAA
- a CDS encoding DUF29 domain-containing protein translates to MTRHRDLKSAHEPQAPVYEQDLVAWAFANARLLREGRFESLDVENIAEELEDLGRSEKRALASHLRVLLLHLLKWQAQPARRGPSWRRSIRNARQEIEEIVAESPSLAQRLPEMIEQAYPKALESAIDETGLPSSRFQPRCPYRQDELLSPTFWP, encoded by the coding sequence ATGACGCGCCACCGAGATCTGAAGTCGGCTCATGAACCCCAAGCGCCCGTCTACGAGCAAGATCTCGTCGCTTGGGCATTCGCGAATGCGCGCTTGTTGAGGGAAGGACGTTTCGAGAGCCTGGACGTGGAGAACATCGCCGAGGAGCTGGAGGATCTGGGACGGAGCGAAAAACGGGCGCTGGCGAGCCATCTGCGCGTTTTGCTGCTGCATCTCCTGAAATGGCAAGCGCAACCGGCCCGACGCGGCCCCTCGTGGCGGCGCTCGATCCGTAACGCCCGTCAAGAGATCGAGGAGATCGTCGCGGAGAGCCCGAGTCTGGCACAGCGACTCCCCGAGATGATCGAGCAGGCCTACCCCAAGGCACTTGAATCGGCGATCGACGAGACCGGCTTGCCTTCGAGCCGGTTTCAGCCTCGATGCCCCTATCGACAGGATGAGCTGCTGAGCCCGACCTTCTGGCCCTAA
- a CDS encoding porin: MIAFGFCSLHDKFTTAEKSMNKKILSLAVAAAMVVPGAAMAEAILYGKLNVSLDYANVKNVVLPEYAFAEDANGDVILDANGNPTLVKTAPGQDFDGWGMSGNGYIPGAGRASRIGVKGSEDLGNGLKAIYQVELGINLNDSNNNVLSNSDSITYRNTFIGLAGDWGTALIGRHDTPMKISTGKLDLFSDTMADYNGTVGFRDLRADNVLAYISPSLAGFQLMGAIIPAGGATGGGQGLNLNEDSLAGAYSLAGIYSNGPFYGSVAYESLGNQHFNSQSVSLTGNNCPVVVPLDPNDPNSAFESSCAYTDDDSTAWRIGLGLLDWNGFTLTGIFEKREHEFPSGRYEAFTNPADGSFNTFFPDGPDEIELWQIQAGYAFGNSMVKAMYGQADYSSDYSFGPSAVAEAGGALAGSNVSDFYSRNIETWGIGFDHNLSKRTKAYALYTAVDSDAKDVISRSQWDGFSVGMIHSF; encoded by the coding sequence ATGATTGCGTTCGGTTTCTGCAGTCTACATGACAAATTCACAACAGCGGAGAAGAGTATGAACAAGAAGATCCTAAGCCTCGCGGTCGCTGCCGCGATGGTCGTCCCGGGCGCCGCGATGGCCGAAGCTATCCTGTACGGCAAGCTGAACGTCTCCCTTGACTATGCCAACGTCAAGAACGTCGTCCTTCCGGAATACGCCTTCGCGGAAGATGCCAACGGCGACGTCATCCTCGACGCCAACGGAAACCCGACCCTGGTGAAAACTGCGCCCGGCCAAGACTTCGACGGATGGGGCATGTCCGGTAATGGCTACATCCCCGGTGCCGGCCGCGCGAGCCGGATCGGCGTCAAGGGTTCCGAGGACCTGGGCAACGGTCTCAAGGCCATTTATCAGGTCGAGCTCGGCATCAACCTGAACGACAGCAACAACAACGTCCTGAGCAACAGCGACTCGATCACCTACCGGAATACCTTCATCGGTCTCGCCGGCGACTGGGGTACCGCCCTGATCGGCCGTCACGACACCCCGATGAAGATCTCGACCGGCAAGCTGGACCTCTTCTCCGACACCATGGCCGACTACAACGGCACGGTCGGCTTCCGCGATCTGCGTGCGGACAATGTTCTCGCTTACATCAGCCCGAGCCTGGCTGGCTTCCAGTTGATGGGTGCCATCATTCCGGCCGGCGGTGCAACGGGCGGCGGACAGGGGCTGAACCTCAACGAAGACAGCCTTGCCGGTGCTTACTCACTCGCGGGTATCTACAGCAACGGTCCTTTCTATGGGTCCGTCGCCTACGAGTCACTCGGCAATCAGCATTTCAATAGTCAAAGCGTCAGCCTCACCGGCAACAACTGCCCGGTGGTGGTGCCCCTTGACCCGAATGATCCGAACAGTGCCTTCGAATCGTCCTGTGCCTACACCGATGATGATTCCACGGCCTGGCGTATCGGTCTTGGCCTGCTCGATTGGAACGGCTTCACCCTGACCGGTATTTTCGAAAAGCGTGAACACGAGTTCCCGAGCGGCCGGTATGAAGCCTTCACCAACCCGGCCGACGGGAGCTTCAACACCTTCTTCCCGGACGGTCCTGACGAGATCGAGCTCTGGCAGATTCAAGCCGGCTACGCGTTTGGCAACAGCATGGTCAAGGCGATGTATGGCCAGGCCGACTACAGCAGCGACTACAGCTTCGGTCCCAGTGCCGTTGCCGAGGCCGGTGGGGCTCTCGCAGGAAGCAACGTGAGTGACTTCTACAGCAGGAACATCGAGACCTGGGGCATCGGGTTCGATCACAACCTGAGCAAGCGTACCAAGGCCTATGCGCTTTACACTGCGGTTGACAGCGATGCCAAGGACGTCATCTCGCGTTCGCAATGGGACGGCTTCTCGGTCGGCATGATTCACAGCTTCTAA
- the rpsI gene encoding 30S ribosomal protein S9 — protein MSERQHAIGRRKTSAARIFLTLGSGNITVNDRPLDQFFGRETARMVVRQPLETAGLLDRVDIKATVVGGGNTGQAGAIRHGIARALVLFDENLRSPMRRAGFLTRDAREVERKKVGLHKARKRPQFSKR, from the coding sequence ATGTCCGAGAGACAACACGCCATCGGTCGCCGCAAGACGTCCGCCGCCCGGATCTTCCTGACCCTCGGGTCGGGCAACATCACGGTCAACGATCGCCCGCTTGATCAGTTCTTCGGCCGCGAGACGGCTCGGATGGTCGTGCGCCAGCCTCTCGAGACCGCCGGATTGCTCGACCGAGTCGACATCAAGGCCACCGTCGTCGGCGGCGGCAATACGGGGCAGGCCGGCGCGATTCGCCACGGCATCGCTCGCGCGCTGGTGCTGTTCGACGAAAACCTCCGTTCGCCGATGCGGCGTGCCGGGTTCCTGACCCGCGATGCCCGCGAGGTCGAGCGTAAGAAGGTCGGCCTCCACAAGGCCCGCAAGCGTCCTCAGTTCTCGAAGCGTTAA
- the rplM gene encoding 50S ribosomal protein L13 produces MTTTVSTKPAEVRRAWYLVDADGKTLGRLASELALRLRGKHKPQYTPHVDTGDYMIVVNAEKVRVTGNKREDKMYYHHTGYVGNLKSTNLAKLLESKPERAIEIAVKGMLPRGPLGRAMFKKLRVYAGPEHGHQAQQPQVLELNV; encoded by the coding sequence ATGACGACGACAGTGAGTACAAAACCGGCGGAAGTTCGCCGTGCCTGGTATCTGGTCGATGCCGACGGCAAGACCCTCGGGCGGCTCGCGAGCGAGTTGGCCCTTCGCCTGCGCGGCAAGCACAAGCCGCAGTACACCCCCCACGTCGACACCGGCGACTACATGATCGTCGTCAATGCCGAGAAGGTGCGGGTGACCGGGAACAAGCGCGAAGACAAGATGTACTACCACCACACCGGCTACGTCGGTAATCTCAAGTCGACGAATCTCGCCAAGCTGCTCGAGTCCAAGCCCGAGCGTGCCATCGAGATCGCCGTGAAGGGGATGCTGCCGCGCGGACCGCTCGGGCGGGCCATGTTCAAGAAGCTGCGTGTCTACGCCGGGCCGGAGCACGGTCATCAGGCGCAACAGCCGCAAGTCCTTGAGCTCAACGTTTAG
- a CDS encoding ferredoxin, with product MSYYRYHVFFCTNQREDGSQCCNQCAATAMRDFLKRRTKELGLTGRGGVRINTAGCLDRCAEGPVIVVYPEDTWYTYVDREDLEEILQEHLIGGQVVDRLRLP from the coding sequence ATGTCGTACTACCGCTACCATGTCTTCTTCTGCACCAACCAGCGCGAGGACGGGAGCCAATGCTGCAACCAGTGCGCGGCCACGGCGATGCGTGATTTCCTCAAGCGTCGCACCAAGGAGCTGGGTCTGACCGGGCGCGGGGGGGTGCGGATCAATACTGCAGGCTGCCTTGATCGCTGCGCCGAAGGCCCCGTGATCGTGGTCTATCCGGAGGACACCTGGTACACCTACGTCGACAGGGAGGACCTGGAGGAGATCCTGCAGGAGCATCTGATCGGCGGGCAGGTGGTGGATCGGCTGCGGTTACCCTAA
- a CDS encoding (Fe-S)-binding protein produces MKTSTEDPRSLSQAGAIRELVQLADQCVKCGLCLPHCPTFQQARQEADSPRGRIALIQGWAGGDLAMTPTLAGHLDGCLGCLNCERVCPSEVAYGRLADQAKALRTAASPAPGRTFKRLALGALSSARLMGGFAWLPRLYRRFGLSRLAELMRLDRLPAFRPYHRMATAMGAVARQIAPRHPEGADVDLFLGCMGSAAQGRAVEATLHVAARLNLRLRIVSPDTCCGAMLRHNGLPAQADAQRDACVRIHGDRPLVGLASACVAELRGDPALRDTRELCAFLDGLEWPESLRIRADRRRVLVHEPCSHRNQLGGNAAVHRLLGRIPGLAVAPMPPGQGCCGAAGTYLLQHPVMAEALLADLLTPLRLDPPDVIVTTNPGCALHLAAGVREAGLDIAVLHPVELIAAALDPEPWS; encoded by the coding sequence TTGAAGACCTCGACCGAAGACCCGCGCAGCCTTTCGCAGGCCGGCGCAATCCGTGAGCTGGTGCAGCTCGCCGATCAGTGCGTCAAATGCGGGCTGTGCCTGCCGCACTGCCCCACCTTTCAACAGGCACGCCAGGAGGCGGATTCACCGCGCGGGCGGATCGCCCTGATCCAAGGGTGGGCGGGCGGCGACCTGGCGATGACACCGACCCTCGCGGGACATCTCGACGGCTGCCTGGGCTGTCTGAATTGCGAGCGCGTCTGCCCCTCGGAGGTCGCCTACGGTCGTCTCGCCGATCAGGCAAAGGCACTGCGCACGGCCGCGTCGCCCGCACCCGGGCGGACCTTCAAGCGGCTCGCGCTCGGCGCCTTGTCCAGCGCGCGGTTGATGGGCGGATTCGCCTGGCTCCCCCGCCTGTACCGCCGCTTTGGCCTATCCCGACTGGCGGAGCTGATGCGGCTCGACCGACTCCCCGCATTTCGCCCCTATCATCGGATGGCGACCGCGATGGGAGCCGTCGCCCGGCAGATCGCCCCGCGTCATCCGGAAGGGGCGGACGTCGATCTCTTCCTCGGCTGCATGGGCTCCGCCGCGCAGGGACGTGCCGTCGAGGCGACACTGCACGTCGCGGCGCGCCTGAATCTGCGTCTTCGCATCGTCTCGCCCGACACCTGCTGCGGCGCCATGCTCAGACACAACGGGTTGCCCGCACAGGCCGACGCACAGCGCGATGCCTGCGTGCGGATCCACGGCGACCGCCCCCTCGTCGGTCTGGCGAGCGCCTGTGTGGCCGAGCTTCGGGGCGATCCGGCGCTGCGCGACACCCGGGAGCTGTGCGCCTTCCTGGACGGGCTCGAGTGGCCCGAGTCGTTGCGGATCCGCGCCGATCGGCGTCGCGTGCTGGTCCATGAGCCCTGCTCGCATCGCAACCAGCTCGGCGGGAATGCCGCCGTCCATCGGCTGCTCGGGCGCATCCCCGGTCTCGCGGTGGCGCCGATGCCGCCGGGCCAAGGTTGCTGCGGTGCCGCGGGGACCTACCTGCTCCAGCACCCGGTCATGGCAGAGGCGCTGCTCGCCGATCTGCTGACGCCGCTGCGGCTGGACCCCCCGGACGTGATCGTGACCACCAATCCGGGGTGCGCCCTGCACCTGGCCGCGGGCGTTCGCGAGGCGGGGCTGGATATCGCGGTTCTGCATCCCGTCGAGCTGATCGCCGCGGCGCTCGACCCCGAGCCTTGGTCGTAG
- the coq7 gene encoding 2-polyprenyl-3-methyl-6-methoxy-1,4-benzoquinone monooxygenase: protein MTTRRLTPIDQVLINADHALRTLFGRPQTTERPNPAEGIPEADLTDEQRRHVARLMRINHTGEVCAQALYQGQALTAKLPDTRKRLERSAKEENDHLAWCAARLEDLGDRKSLLNPLWYAGSFAMGAAAGLAGDKWSLGFVVETERQVEDHLDEHLAQIPIDDEKTRTILEQMKADEVHHAQIAHAAGGAELPAPIRSAMRLTSKVMTGTVYWV, encoded by the coding sequence ATGACGACACGCCGTTTGACGCCCATCGACCAGGTCCTGATCAACGCCGATCACGCCCTGAGGACGCTGTTCGGACGCCCGCAAACCACCGAACGCCCCAACCCGGCAGAGGGCATTCCGGAGGCGGATCTCACCGACGAGCAACGCCGGCATGTCGCCCGCCTGATGCGCATCAACCACACCGGCGAGGTCTGTGCCCAGGCCCTCTATCAGGGTCAGGCGCTGACCGCCAAGCTGCCGGACACGCGTAAACGTCTGGAACGCTCCGCCAAGGAAGAGAACGATCACCTCGCCTGGTGTGCCGCACGCCTGGAAGACCTGGGGGACCGCAAGAGTCTCTTGAACCCGCTCTGGTACGCGGGCTCTTTTGCGATGGGCGCGGCGGCCGGGCTGGCCGGCGACAAATGGAGCCTCGGCTTCGTCGTCGAGACCGAGCGTCAGGTCGAAGATCATCTCGACGAGCATCTGGCGCAGATCCCGATCGACGACGAGAAGACGCGCACCATCCTCGAGCAGATGAAGGCCGACGAGGTCCACCATGCGCAGATTGCCCATGCGGCCGGCGGTGCCGAGCTGCCGGCGCCGATTCGTTCGGCGATGCGGCTGACCTCCAAGGTCATGACGGGCACGGTCTACTGGGTTTAA
- the speD gene encoding adenosylmethionine decarboxylase, with protein MPMTLKKLRLEGFNNLTKTLSFNIYDVCYADSDEQREAYIQYIDEAYNAERLTAILTDVAEIIGATILNVAHQDYDPQGASVTMLISEEPIAAGQISNTASPGPLPEAVVAHLDKSHITVHTYPESNPQTGISTFRADIDVSTCGRISPLRALNYLIHALESDVVIMDYRVRGFTRDVGGRKHFIDHNISSIQNYLSRDTKTRYQMVDVNVYQENLFHTKMVIKDFRLDDYLFCVEAKDLSEREHQRIQKLLRRELSEIFYGRNLGRNLEYLGG; from the coding sequence ATGCCCATGACTCTGAAAAAGCTGCGTCTGGAGGGGTTCAACAACCTGACCAAGACGCTCAGCTTCAACATCTACGACGTCTGTTACGCGGACTCGGACGAGCAGCGCGAGGCCTATATCCAGTATATCGACGAGGCCTACAACGCCGAACGTCTGACCGCGATCCTGACGGATGTCGCGGAGATCATCGGCGCGACCATCCTCAACGTCGCGCACCAGGATTACGACCCGCAGGGCGCGTCGGTGACCATGCTGATCTCCGAGGAGCCGATCGCGGCGGGGCAGATCTCCAACACCGCCTCGCCGGGCCCCTTGCCCGAGGCCGTAGTCGCCCATCTGGACAAGAGCCACATCACGGTTCACACCTACCCGGAGAGCAATCCCCAGACCGGCATCAGCACCTTCCGAGCGGATATCGATGTCTCCACCTGCGGTCGGATCTCGCCGCTGCGGGCCTTGAACTACCTGATCCACGCGCTGGAGTCCGACGTGGTGATCATGGACTATCGGGTGCGCGGCTTCACGCGCGATGTCGGCGGGCGTAAGCACTTCATCGACCACAACATCAGCTCGATCCAAAACTATCTGTCGCGCGACACCAAGACCCGCTATCAGATGGTCGACGTGAACGTCTACCAAGAAAACCTCTTCCACACCAAGATGGTGATCAAGGACTTCAGGCTCGACGATTATCTCTTCTGCGTCGAGGCCAAGGATCTCTCGGAGCGCGAGCACCAACGCATCCAAAAGCTGCTGCGCCGCGAGCTCAGCGAGATCTTTTACGGGCGCAATCTCGGGCGCAATCTGGAATATCTCGGGGGCTGA